The proteins below are encoded in one region of Thermosulfurimonas marina:
- a CDS encoding DsrE family protein has translation MKLGIIITTKEAEKAWNAVRLANFALKAGDEVKVFLMGEGVEAPEIAEGPFNVRKQLEDFLSAGGEILACGTCLKLREKPFPPSRTSMNWSKKVIGS, from the coding sequence ATGAAACTCGGAATCATCATCACCACTAAAGAGGCTGAAAAGGCCTGGAATGCGGTCAGACTGGCCAATTTCGCCCTCAAAGCCGGAGATGAGGTAAAGGTCTTCCTCATGGGGGAAGGAGTGGAGGCCCCGGAAATCGCCGAAGGCCCCTTCAACGTGCGCAAACAACTAGAGGACTTCCTTTCTGCCGGGGGAGAGATCCTGGCCTGCGGGACCTGTCTCAAATTACGGGAAAAGCCCTTTCCACCCTCAAGGACCTCTATGAATTGGTCCAAGAAAGTGATCGGGTCGTGA